The proteins below come from a single Zea mays cultivar B73 chromosome 8, Zm-B73-REFERENCE-NAM-5.0, whole genome shotgun sequence genomic window:
- the LOC103636723 gene encoding auxin-induced protein 15A-like, whose protein sequence is MAPPDPEDISREEKRTKASKLQEQGEGEEEEAMRLPSDVSHGHFAVYVGEWWRRFVVHIALLDRPEFRSLLRRAEEEFGFTGAGGALVLPYEEVAFRSLTSALACAR, encoded by the exons ATGGCTCCACCAGATCCAGAAGACATAAGTAGAGAAGAGAAGCGAACCAAAGCAAGCAAGCTTCAAGAACAAG gggagggggaggaggaggaggccatGCGGCTGCCGTCCGACGTGTCGCACGGCCACTTCGCGGTGTACGTGGGCGAGTGGTGGCGCCGGTTCGTGGTGCACATCGCGCTGCTGGACCGCCCCGAGTTCCGGTCCCTGCTGCGGCGCGCCGAGGAGGAGTTCGGGTTCACGGGCGCCGGCGGCGCCCTCGTCCTCCCCTATGAGGAGGTCGCCTTCCGCTCCCTCACCTCCGCGCTCGCCTGCGCCCGGTGA
- the LOC103636724 gene encoding transcription factor PHYTOCHROME INTERACTING FACTOR-LIKE 13, protein MDGNTRFAAESQKKPIVLDDDLVELLWHNGSVVAQPQAHHRPAPPSDRDRPGTSGLTAEETAAWFLNTLDDPLEKDLYTQLWYNTIADAAPQHEGTFPGPTSHPSSPPPPVGSSGVESSWAGDICSTFCGSNQVPRTPTGIRGKDAALQSEVPSDAGAHDGTSSSGGSGSNYGGSGLPSDSVHGHKRKGMCRDESDSRSEVKLRDAECEEAIEETKPWQRHGPKRRTRAAEVHNLSERRRRDRIKEKMRALQELIPHCNKTDKASILDETIEYLKSLQMQFQIMWMTSINMRSFSYNNIKLGIPSMTPSFIRDELAADGKVYSHSL, encoded by the exons ATGGACGGCAATACGAGGTTCGCAGCAGAGAGTCAGAAGAAGCCCATCGT CCTAGACGACGACCTCGTGGAGCTATTGTGGCACAATGGGAGCGTCGTAGCGCAGCCCCAGGCGCACCACAGGCCGGCGCCGCCCTCTGACCGCGACCGCCCGGGCACCAGCGGCCTCACTGCCGAGGAGACCGCCGCGTGGTTCCTGAACACCCTCGACGACCCGCTGGAGAAGGACCTGTACACGCAGCTCTGGTACAACACGATCGCCGATGCCGCCCCACAACACGAGGGCACGTTCCCGGGCCCTACCTCGCATCCTTCGTCGCCGCCGCCACCCGTTGGGAGCAGCGGCGTCGAGTCTAGCTGGGCCGGCGACATCTGCTCGACCTTCTGCGGCAGCAACCAGGTGCCCAGGACGCCGACGGGGATCAGGGGGAAGGACGCGGCATTGCAGTCGGAGGTGCCGAGCGATGCCGGCGCGCATGACGGCACATCGTCATCCGGTGGGTCCGGAAGCAACTATGGGGGATCCGGGCTGCCCAGTGACAGCGTCCATGGCCACAAGAGGAAGGGAATGTGTAGAGACGAGTCAGATAGTCGAAGTGAGGT GAAATTGCGGGATGCCGAGTGTGAGGAGGCAATTGAGGAGACCAAACCCTGGCAGCGGCATGGGCCGAAACGTCGGACTCGTGCAGCTGAAGTCCATAATCTCTCAGAGAGG AGAAGAAGGGACCGGATCAAAGAAAAGATGCGTGCGTTGCAAGAGCTGATCCCACACTGCAACAAG ACTGACAAAGCATCTATACTAGACGAGACAATTGAGTATCTAAAGTCCCTCCAAATGCAA TTTCAAATAATGTGGATGACTTCAATAAATATGAGatcattttcttataacaatataaa GCTGGGGATTCCAAGCATGACCCCAAGTTTCATCAGAGATGAACTAGCTGCTGATGGAAAG GTATACTCCCACAGCCTCTGA